One Vespula pensylvanica isolate Volc-1 chromosome 3, ASM1446617v1, whole genome shotgun sequence DNA window includes the following coding sequences:
- the LOC122628082 gene encoding centrosomal protein of 135 kDa-like isoform X3, with protein sequence MNNLISYIRKLFFKMSSDEEYNIAARYRTVRKRLDSLGYQQALSLDALPLIERLLADLIQTTESLKHFKTVAQENIEACTQLQLIVDPYKCDNARLVQECNQLHLDLIETEEAYQKQIKDLKKQVYKLECECNDLQLASSRNLQKIKDLETESAKKSKKILDLQGKCLKPIISNIGIGNKKRPCYPLRRPVIEAEPLPKTGSSNSTLPSTHAVEPKILDLLSMADHRMSCLSHEVTKLKGELSLQTDNVYTLQNQLTTKEKEIMRLKKMLEGGRPYNAVAKDCFCKKVDKMHIVSHDTDENNDLKILLQSKQELEQQLKEAVNKQHEAMSQAMKLAERNEELEKELRDIDHIALSVEADCNSAVKENNRRVYRLQEKLEDVMEQVHILESELAVKRREVQELTADLEACKLEKRNIQRTLESTLEEKKKITNKINQLTIIEKSLNDEIERLSKENECQKQDIIQLQYTNKVLKEQLGTEVACGDDLKQVREKGEKNDQNRGKKSMGNRTDAEDRECSSSLQEINIGREEYNSIYKEGEVNKLVNNDRTSDNMRKLIIEKDLQIDNLQQNMKQLENERDYYRNECNCLKQKDENSNKDNVELWTRSYELRCQLNEKEKIIFELQKEKNDLYHEKKELEAYKNQQKKSFTPSGSCKLYKPVSTYAQLSSTLPHDIHIETTKVMLDSLERERDTARADVQRLIEERDVLYERLKGTQRGTVNGYEDQLEDLQEELRRTKQELTAQRTQFFQLRALQDQTDQALGDVQGQLTESETELNKAIDRNRNMEQQHLQLDDQVKELKQEINNLHTNMAHLDREKDQLLMVLDEKTEKIVALERELIHKEQQANSMEQQMRDLQHKNEICVDQSTEYERQFRSLQLEVKNVQRQLETSNTDRENAIQENRRLQDDLAAVMCEVRNLQHELESSRAESYDLKRQLQTYVSEVRRAEEMLNRKENERTEMLNHFRSLSLEATVLENNNHSLESEAAEARGALQTAKDRLIDLERQLVDKDCLIRGYETQISELTQNVASMETQLRQQTEQRQRAEADLSAVRDLCIKMDQQKDLLMQQLEDKDVTKTQYETQLVRLRTEQDVIQDQTDRDRATIERLEALLDQARQESIKVQTTNQELQNEMSRLKQKISELQTTLSAESLELRQYQNQAAEYSKQISELRRQVTNERFDRARKEEENRRSLNSTPDSFNVDLNVVI encoded by the exons atgaataatttaattagctACATTcgtaaattgttttttaaaatgaGTTCTGacgaagaatataatatagcaGCTAGATATAGAACGGTTAGAAAACGTTTGGATAGTCTGGGTTATCAACAAGCACTATCTTTGGATGCTCTTCCTTTAATAGAGCGTTTATTGGCTGATCTTATTCAAACTACAGAAagtttaaaacattttaaaacTGTTGCACAAGAGAATATTGAA GCATGTACACAACTGCAATTGATAGTTGATCCATATAAATGTGACAATGCAAGATTAGTTCAGGAATGTAATCAACTTCATTTGGATCTGATAGAAACAGAGGAAGCATATCAAAAACAAATCAAGGATTTGAAGAAACAAGTATACAAATTAGAGTGTGAATGTAATGATCTGCAATTAGCTTCTTCTAGAAATTTGCAAAAAATTAAGGATCTTGAAACTGAATCAGctaaaaaatcgaagaagataTTAGATCTCCAAGGGAAATGCTTAAAACCAATTATAAGCAATATAGGAATTG gTAACAAAAAGCGCCCTTGTTATCCACTTAGAAGACCAGTTATAGAAGCTGAACCGTTACCAAAAACAGGAAGTAGTAACAGTACATTACCAAGTACTCATGCTGTAGAGCCAAAAATATTAGACTTATTGAGCATGGCAGATCATAGAATGAGTTGTTTAAGTCATGAAGTAACAAAACTTAAAGGAGAATTGTCGTTGCAAACTGATAATGTGTACACATTACAAAATCag ttaacaacaaaagaaaaagagataatgagactgaaaaaaatgttagagGGTGGTCGGCCATATAATGCTGTTGCCAAAGATTGTTTTTGCAAGAAAGTTGATAAGATGCATATTGTATCTCATGATActgatgaaaataatgatttaaagaTTCTTTTACAAAGTAAACAGGAGTTAGAGCAACAGTTAAAAG AAGCTGTAAATAAACAACATGAAGCTATGTCCCAAGCTATGAAACTTGCAGAGCGAAatgaagaattagaaaaagaattaagagaTATAGATCATATCGCTTTATCAGTAGAAGCTGATTGTAATTCTGCAGTtaaggaaaataatagaagagtATATAGACTTCaa GAAAAGTTAGAAGATGTAATGGAGCAGGTTCATATATTAGAAAGTGAATTAGCAGTGAAGCGTAGAGAAGTACAAGAATTAACAGCAGATCTTGAAGCATGTAAGCTTGAAAAACGTAACATTCAAAGAACATTAGAATCTActttagaagaaaagaaaaaaattacaaacaaaataaatcaattaacgATAATAG aaaaaagtttaaatgatgaaatagaaagattatctaaagaaaatgaatgtcAAAAACAAGATATTATACAATTACAATATACCAATAAAGTATTGAAAGAGCAATTAGGTACAGAAGTTGCTTGTGGAGATGATTTAAAacaagtaagagaaaaaggagaaaaaaatgatcaaaacagggggaaaaaaagtatGGGAAATAGAACGG atGCAGAAGATAGGGAGTGTTCATCATCTTtgcaagaaataaatattggcAGAGAAGAATATAacagtatatataaagaaggcGAAGTTAATAAGCTTGTTAATAATGATAGAACATCTGATAATAtgcgaaaattaattattgaaaaagatcTACAAATAGACAat TTACAACAAAATATGAAACAATtagaaaacgaacgagattATTACAGAAATGAATGCAATTGCTTGAAgcaaaaagatgaaaattctAACAAGGATAAT GTTGAATTGTGGACACGGTCTTATGAATTAAGATGTCAacttaatgaaaaagaaaaaataatttttgaattacaaaaagaaaaaaatgatttgtatcatgaaaaaaaagagttagaagcttataaaaatcaacaaaaaaaatctttcacaCCTTCTGGATCTTGCAAATTATATAAACCAGTTAGCACTTATGCACAGCTATCTTCGACATTACCACATGATATACATATTGAAACTAcaaaa GTAATGTTGGATTCTTTGGAGCGTGAAAGGGATACAGCTAGAGCAGATGTTCAACGTTTGATAGAAGAGCGTGATGTATTATATGAAAGACTTAag GGAACACAAAGAGGAACTGTAAATGGATATGAGGATCAATTGGAAGATCTACAAGAAGAATTAAGAAGAACTAAACAAGAATTAACAGCTCAACGTACACAATTTTTTCAGCTTCG GGCATTGCAGGATCAAACGGATCAAGCACTTGGAGATGTACAAGGTCAATTGACTGAATCAGAGACCGAATTAAATAAGGCGATAGATCGTAACAGAAATATGGAGCAACAGCATTTACAACTTGATGATCAAGTAAAGGAACTGAAACAAGAAATCAATAATCTCCATACCAATATGGCACATttagatcgagaaaaagatcaattatta ATGGTGTTGGATGAAAAGACTGAAAAAATTGTGGCTTTGGAAAGAGAACTGATACATAAAGAGCAACAAGCGAATAGTATGGAACAGCAAATGCGAGATCTACAACATAAAAACGA aATATGCGTCGATCAGAGCACCGAATATGAACGTCAATTCAGATCACTGCAGCTCGAAGTGAAAAATGTTCAAAGGCAATTGGAAACTTCCAATACCGATCGTGAAAATGCGATTCAAGAAAATCGTCGCTTGCAGGATGATCTCGCTGCTGTCATGTGCGAAGTTCGAAATCTTCAGCATGAATTAGAGTCTTCTCGTGCGGAGTCTTACGATTTGAAGAGACAGTTACAGACTTATGTTAGTGAAGTACGACGAGCCGAAGAGATGCTGAACAGAAAg GAGAATGAAAGAACCGAGATGTTGAATCACTTTAGAAGTTTGAGTTTGGAAGCCACGGTATTGGAAAATAACAATCATAGTTTGGAATCCGAAGCAGCAGAGGCAAGAGGAGCTCTTCAAACAGCGAAAGATCGTTTGATAGATTTAGAACGACAGTTAGTAGATAAGGATTGTTTGATAAGGGGCTATGAAACACAG aTAAGCGAATTAACGCAAAACGTCGCTAGCATGGAAACGCAGTTACGCCAGCAAACGGAACAGAGACAAAGAGCAGAAGCTGATTTGAGTGCAGTAAGGGACTTGTGTATCAAAATGGATCAACAAAAGGATTTACTTATGCAACAACTCGAAGATAAAGATGTAACGAAAACCCAg TATGAAACGCAATTGGTAAGATTAAGGACTGAACAGGATGTTATTCAAGATCAAACGGATAGAGATCGTGCAACGATCGAGCGTTTAGAAGCTTTGCTGGATCAAGCAAGACAAGAATCTATAAAAGTTCAAACGACTAATCAAGaattacaaaatgaaatgTCGAGACTTAAACAGAAAATATCCGAGCTTCAAACGACATT GTCTGCCGAGTCGCTTGAACTCAGACAGTATCAAAATCAAGCTGCAGAGTACAGTAAACAAATCAGCGAGCTTCGCAGACAAGTTACAAATGAGAGATTTGATCGAgctagaaaagaagaagaaaatcgcag ATCATTAAATTCTACGCCAGATAGTTTTAATGTAGATTTAAATGtggttatataa